A window of Candidatus Methylomirabilota bacterium contains these coding sequences:
- a CDS encoding mandelate racemase/muconate lactonizing enzyme family protein, with translation MKITAIEATTHRVPIQAPLLTEPLTPQFVFVRVTTDTGLTGYGLTGGIQRFATKELINRQIAPLLVGQDPLTTERHWHSLFRALNPRAQTGVWSSAVSAVDIALWDLKGKHFREPVWRLLGGANQTVQAYVTFGLLEYTREQLVEAAKQFAAEGHDKLKMVVAVNGAQDPAEDAARVRAVREAVGDGVELMVDANYLFAFPHALDLCKRIEGYGITWFEEPVYGNDARLLANLRRQTRIPIAAGQNEGHKWRHRELLVHEAVDVLQPNVVWVGGYTEALKVAAMAQAFNVPIANGGGWPHHNMHLIAGVSNGWRVEFHLVMWRVGEAIFQDPPKPSRGMVTLPERPGLGLEPKEDVLKETREP, from the coding sequence ATGAAGATCACCGCCATCGAAGCCACCACCCACCGCGTCCCGATCCAGGCGCCGCTGCTCACCGAGCCGCTCACGCCCCAGTTCGTGTTCGTGCGCGTGACGACCGACACCGGGCTCACCGGCTACGGGCTCACCGGCGGCATCCAACGGTTCGCCACGAAGGAACTGATCAACCGCCAGATCGCCCCGCTGCTCGTCGGCCAGGACCCGCTGACGACGGAGCGCCACTGGCACAGCCTCTTCCGCGCCCTGAACCCGCGGGCCCAGACCGGCGTCTGGTCCTCGGCGGTGAGCGCGGTGGACATCGCCCTCTGGGACCTCAAGGGCAAGCACTTCCGCGAGCCGGTCTGGCGCCTCCTCGGCGGCGCCAACCAGACGGTCCAGGCCTACGTCACCTTCGGCCTCCTGGAGTACACGCGGGAGCAGCTCGTGGAGGCGGCCAAGCAGTTCGCCGCCGAGGGCCACGACAAGCTCAAGATGGTGGTGGCGGTGAACGGCGCCCAGGACCCGGCCGAGGACGCCGCGCGCGTGCGGGCGGTGCGCGAGGCCGTGGGCGACGGCGTCGAGCTGATGGTGGACGCCAACTACCTCTTCGCGTTTCCCCACGCGCTCGACCTCTGCAAGCGCATCGAGGGCTACGGGATCACGTGGTTCGAGGAGCCGGTCTACGGGAACGACGCGCGCCTCCTTGCCAACCTCCGGCGCCAGACGCGCATCCCCATCGCCGCCGGCCAGAACGAAGGCCACAAGTGGCGCCATCGCGAGCTGCTGGTCCACGAGGCGGTGGACGTGCTCCAGCCCAACGTCGTGTGGGTCGGAGGCTACACCGAGGCCCTGAAGGTCGCCGCCATGGCCCAGGCCTTCAACGTGCCGATCGCCAACGGCGGCGGCTGGCCCCACCACAACATGCATCTCATCGCCGGCGTGTCGAACGGCTGGCGCGTGGAGTTCCACCTGGTGATGTGGCGTGTGGGCGAGGCGATCTTTCAGGACCCGCCCAAGCCGTCGCGCGGGATGGTCACCCTGCCCGAGCGCCCCGGCCTCGGGCTCGAGCCCAAAGAGGACGTGCTCAAGGAGACGCGAGAGCCCTGA
- a CDS encoding serine hydrolase domain-containing protein, whose product MRRLVSLVVFATFPLSATIAWAQALPSVRPQEVGLAPERLARIGPILRSEIEQGKLPGAVLVVARKGRVAYAESFGFRDKAAGAPMTRDTIFRIYSMTKPIVSVAAVMLMEEGRLVLTDPVSKFLPPLAKLQVSVPKVDPVFGRVTYTLVPAEREMTIQDLLRHTSGLAYGEITVNQPVKEGYAKAGAYLPTGLPFDARGVTPAEQVEGLGKAPLAHQPGAVWEYSLSTDVLGRVIEAVSRMPLGEFLEDRLFAPLKMRDSGFVVPRERLGRLAQPLPTDPATGSPIKLLDVSVAPKNASGGAGAVSTADDYLRFGQMLLNGGNLDGVRLLSRSTVSLMTSDHLARVNAPTSPGELLLGTPGYTFGLGFAVRQGPGVAGTPGSAGEFMWAGFAGTYFWIDPKEELVGVLMSQAPGPMRVQYRKLVKQLVYQAIVD is encoded by the coding sequence ATGAGACGACTCGTCAGTCTCGTCGTCTTCGCAACGTTCCCGCTCTCCGCCACGATTGCCTGGGCCCAGGCGTTGCCTTCAGTCCGGCCCCAGGAGGTGGGTCTCGCCCCGGAGCGGCTGGCCCGCATCGGCCCGATTCTGAGAAGCGAGATCGAGCAAGGCAAGCTTCCCGGGGCGGTCCTGGTGGTCGCCCGAAAGGGCCGCGTTGCCTACGCCGAGAGCTTCGGCTTTCGCGACAAGGCCGCCGGCGCCCCGATGACCAGGGACACGATCTTTCGCATCTACTCGATGACCAAGCCCATCGTCTCCGTCGCGGCGGTGATGCTGATGGAGGAGGGGCGCCTGGTCCTCACCGACCCGGTGTCCAAGTTCTTGCCGCCGCTGGCGAAGCTCCAGGTCAGCGTGCCGAAGGTCGATCCGGTCTTCGGCCGGGTGACCTACACGCTGGTGCCCGCGGAACGGGAAATGACGATCCAGGACCTGCTCCGGCACACCTCGGGCCTGGCCTACGGAGAGATCACGGTGAACCAGCCGGTCAAGGAAGGCTACGCCAAGGCCGGCGCGTACCTCCCGACCGGTCTCCCCTTTGACGCCCGCGGGGTGACGCCGGCGGAGCAGGTCGAAGGGCTGGGGAAGGCGCCGCTCGCCCACCAGCCCGGCGCCGTGTGGGAGTACAGCCTCTCCACGGATGTGCTCGGCCGCGTCATCGAGGCCGTCTCGCGGATGCCGCTCGGCGAGTTCCTCGAGGACCGTCTGTTCGCGCCGCTCAAGATGAGGGACTCCGGGTTCGTCGTTCCCCGGGAAAGGCTCGGGCGGCTCGCCCAGCCGCTGCCAACCGATCCGGCGACCGGCAGCCCGATCAAGCTCCTCGACGTGTCGGTGGCGCCAAAGAACGCGTCGGGCGGAGCGGGGGCGGTCTCGACCGCCGACGACTACCTGCGTTTCGGCCAGATGCTGCTGAATGGCGGCAACCTCGACGGCGTCCGCCTGCTGAGCCGCAGCACCGTCAGCTTGATGACGTCGGATCACCTGGCCCGGGTCAACGCTCCAACCAGCCCCGGTGAGCTGCTGCTCGGCACGCCCGGCTACACCTTCGGCCTGGGCTTTGCTGTGCGGCAGGGCCCGGGCGTCGCCGGCACGCCGGGGTCAGCCGGTGAGTTCATGTGGGCCGGATTCGCCGGGACGTACTTCTGGATCGATCCGAAGGAGGAACTGGTCGGCGTCCTGATGAGCCAGGCTCCCGGTCCCATGCGGGTCCAGTACCGAAAGCTCGTCAAGCAGCTCGTCTACCAGGCGATCGTCGACTAG
- a CDS encoding TRAP transporter large permease yields MSPGEVAAIMFGIFGALIVLRVPVAFALGLACLPIFALDDRLQPILMLGEMTKAYNSFILLAVPFFVLAATLMNTAGITERLMDLTTCLVGQFRGGLAYVNVVVSMIFAGISGSSTADAAGEGSIIIPAMRKQGYDASFTVAITACSSVIGVIIPPSILMVVWGGVMNVSIGALFLAGVIPGVLVGLSQMAATFVYARLRGYPVYARASVRDFIVAFGRASFAMLTPVIIIGGVVGGFFTPTEASVVAVLYSLAIGVFVYRSLGVQNVRQCLYETARLASISLFCIGTASAFGWLLAYYQIPKTVVAFLAPYGVGVTTVGLIEAGLFLVIGCFIDAVPAIIIAGPLLTPLAQAVGMHPVHFAIIGVVSLAFGLVTPPYGLCLLIDCHIARIRVSQAIRDVLIILAPMLAALLLVILFPKLILLIPRLVMPKFV; encoded by the coding sequence GTGGCCTTCGCGCTGGGCCTGGCCTGCCTGCCGATCTTCGCCCTCGACGACCGCCTGCAACCGATCCTCATGCTCGGCGAGATGACGAAGGCCTACAACTCCTTCATCCTGCTGGCGGTGCCCTTCTTCGTGCTGGCCGCCACCCTCATGAACACGGCGGGCATCACCGAGCGGCTGATGGACCTGACCACCTGCCTGGTGGGCCAGTTCCGGGGCGGCCTGGCCTACGTCAACGTCGTGGTCAGCATGATCTTTGCCGGCATCTCGGGATCGTCCACCGCCGACGCCGCCGGCGAGGGCTCGATCATCATCCCCGCCATGCGCAAGCAGGGCTACGACGCCAGCTTCACCGTCGCCATCACCGCCTGCTCCTCGGTGATCGGCGTCATCATCCCGCCCAGCATCCTCATGGTGGTCTGGGGCGGGGTGATGAACGTGTCGATCGGAGCGCTGTTCCTGGCCGGCGTGATCCCGGGCGTGCTGGTGGGGCTGTCGCAGATGGCCGCGACCTTCGTCTATGCGCGCCTGCGCGGCTATCCCGTCTACGCGCGCGCCTCGGTGCGCGACTTCATCGTGGCCTTCGGGCGGGCGTCCTTCGCGATGCTGACGCCCGTGATCATCATCGGCGGCGTCGTGGGCGGGTTCTTCACGCCGACGGAGGCCTCCGTGGTGGCGGTCCTCTACAGCCTGGCCATCGGGGTCTTCGTGTACCGCTCGCTCGGCGTGCAGAACGTCCGCCAGTGCCTGTACGAGACGGCGCGCCTGGCCTCCATCTCGCTGTTCTGCATCGGGACGGCGTCGGCGTTCGGCTGGCTGCTCGCTTATTACCAGATCCCCAAGACCGTCGTCGCGTTCCTGGCGCCCTATGGCGTCGGCGTGACCACCGTCGGGCTCATCGAGGCCGGCCTGTTCCTCGTGATCGGGTGCTTCATCGACGCGGTGCCGGCCATCATCATCGCGGGGCCGCTGTTGACCCCGCTGGCCCAGGCCGTCGGCATGCATCCGGTGCACTTCGCCATCATCGGGGTCGTCTCGCTGGCCTTCGGCCTGGTGACGCCGCCCTACGGGCTCTGCCTCCTGATCGACTGCCACATCGCCAGGATCCGGGTCTCGCAGGCCATCCGGGACGTCCTGATCATCCTGGCGCCGATGCTGGCAGCCTTGCTGCTGGTGATCCTCTTCCCGAAGCTGATCCTGCTCATCCCCCGGCTGGTGATGCCCAAGTTCGTGTAG